GCATGCTCTTTGTAGAAGTGATAAATACGGCGCACCGACTGCACCCCGGGATCCTGTTCCGGTGCAAAACTGGTTGCGTCGGTATTGTGGATGTACCAGTCGGAAATGCGGCCCACGAAAGGTGAGATCAGCGTGACCCCGGCATCGGCGCAGGCGCGGGCCTGGGCGAAGCTGCACAGCAGGGTCAGGTTGCAGTGAATACCCTCGCGTTCGAGAATTTCCGCTGCCTTGATCCCTTCCCAGGTAGAGGCAATCTTGATCAGCACCCGCTCGGGGGCCACGTCCATCTGCGCGTACAGATCCATAATTCGCCGCGCGCGCTCGAGTGTGGCGGCGGTGTCGAAAGAAAGTCGCGCGTCTACCTCTGTGGAAATACGCCCGGGAATAATCTGCAGAATTTCATGGCCGATTCTGGTGGCAAGGCGGTCGCAACACCGCGCTGTCTGTTCGCCACTGCTGCCACCCTGGCGCGCGGCAAAGGCAATGGCTTCGTCGATCAACGGCTGGTATTCCGCTTGCTGTGCGGCTTTCAACAACAGAGAGGGATTGGTGGTGGCGTCCAGGGGGGTAAACTGGCGAATGGCGTTGATGTCGCCGGTATCCGCTACCACGGCGGTTATCGCCCGCAGTTGGCTGAGCTTATTCATGATTATTATTGCTGTCCCATCAATCGCTGGATTCCGCGCGCCGGGTCGTTACGCGAAAAATGTAAACGTTTTCATTTTTCCGTTAGTTTGCCTTATGACACTCGGGAATACCAGAGCCCAAAGGGAAAGAATTGCGTCTTGATAAACGATTACATCTATCAGGTGCACACCATTGATAGAATTTATTGATCTTGTCGAGAGATATATTTGATTTCAGCTATGGCATGGATATCCCTATCTTTAGTTCTGTTATCCACAACCAGTCAGGGAGAAAGACCATGCAATTGGCGAACAAGCAACGCGCTGCTGTCGGCGAGCTGGAGTGTAATTACGGCGATAATTACTATGGCGACCAGGTATGTGTACTGAAAAAATCGTGACCGCACTGGTGACCAGAGCGCTATTGCATGCTCTGGAATCGCATACGTGGGAACGGAATTGAAATGGAAAACCACATTGGGGTATCTCCGATGTGGTTTTCTTTTCCGTTGAGGATGAGAGCGGGAATATCCTCAGCACCTGCCAATAGCCTTCCCAATCGCCTTCCCAATCGCTTTCCCGGTTCGCCTTCTTTTGGTGCGCTGGCGCCAGTCTGGTTCCGGAAAGGTGAGGCTGGAACCATATCCTCCGGACGCTGGACCTATCCACTGCACCGCGCAGATCTCTAGTCTTTCCCCAAACGGTGCCCTGTTGCACCGTGTGAATGACTGGGGAATGACGCATCATGATTCAAACTGCAGATACCAACACTG
This is a stretch of genomic DNA from Microbulbifer bruguierae. It encodes these proteins:
- the tal gene encoding transaldolase produces the protein MMNKLSQLRAITAVVADTGDINAIRQFTPLDATTNPSLLLKAAQQAEYQPLIDEAIAFAARQGGSSGEQTARCCDRLATRIGHEILQIIPGRISTEVDARLSFDTAATLERARRIMDLYAQMDVAPERVLIKIASTWEGIKAAEILEREGIHCNLTLLCSFAQARACADAGVTLISPFVGRISDWYIHNTDATSFAPEQDPGVQSVRRIYHFYKEHAYNTTVMGASFRNTGQIEALAGCDSLTISPDLLAQLDADSGRLPRALSATADAGFAAAPIAEAEFRFQHNDDAMAHEKLGEGIRKFVVDQYALESRLQARARILEIA